The Erwinia billingiae Eb661 nucleotide sequence CGGACTTCCAGCAGCGCATTACCAACCAGATCATTAAGCGCCGTGCGCTTGACCGCATCATGATTGGCTTCAACGGCACCAGCCGTGCTGGTAAATCGGACCTTGCTGCTAATCCGCTGCTTCAGGATGTAAATATCGGCTGGATGCAGAAATATCGCGCCAACGCCCCTCAGCGAGTGATGACAGGAGCCAAGTTAACCAGCCGTGATGACTCGAACAAAGTTATCGCGAAGGGTGATTACGGTAGCCTGGACTCACTCGTATTCGATGCGACCAGCTCACTATTGGATGAATGGTTTAAGTCGTCAGACGAGCTGGTTGTTTTGTGTGGCCGCAACATCGTTACCGCCCGTGAGTTCCCGCTAATCAACGGCATCAGCGAGAGCAATCCTAACAGCGAAGCGCTGGCGGGCCAGCTTATCGCCTCCCGTAAAACTATCGGGAATATCCCGTCGCTTATCGCCCCGTCATTCCCTGACGGCACGCTGTTCATAACGTCTCTCTCCAACCTGTCTATTTACTGGATGGAGGAGAAGCAGCGTCGCCTGCTGAAAGACGAGCCAGAATACAACCGCGTGGCTACCTATGAATCCTCAAATGACGCTTACGTCATTGAAGATTATGGCTTTGGATGCCTGATTGAAGGCATCACCTTCGCAGAAGCAGCGGGCGAGTAATTTACACACCATGCCGGGACACACGTCCCGGCTGACAGGGGGAAATCATGCTGACACCGGCAAGACGACATTTTGAGAACATCATGGCGCAAAACCGTGGCAACGGGGTGGCAACGTTTGCCGATATGACGGCGTATGAACAGATTTTGCATCGCCTGCGCATCGATATGAATCGCCTCAAGGGTATTCAGTCGAATAAGACCAAGGCGGAAGAAAAGCAGAAGCTGCTGCCCGACTATCAGGGCTGGATTGATGGCACGCTTGCGGCTGACAGCGGCCAGGCGGATGAAGTGCTGACGCGTGTGATGCTCTGGCATATCGATGCCGGGAATATTGCGGAAGCGCTGCGCATCGGCGAGTACGTGATCCGTCATCAGCTTTCAATGCCTGACAGGTTCAGCCGCACCGCAGCGGTGACGCTGATTGATGAAATTTGCGATCCGGTACTGGCGGCATTCAAAGCATCGCCGAACGTGGCCCCGCTGGGCGCTGATTTGCTGAAGGCGCTGGACGGTTTAACCACCGGGCAGGACGTGCCTGAAGCGGTCCGCGCCAAGCTCTGGAAAGCCATCGGCTACACACTGCGCACCGTGCAGGAAACGCAGCCAGAAGCGCTGGAGTACCTGCAAAAAGCCATTACCGAATTTAGCGAAATCGGCGTGAAGCGCGAGATTGAGCAGCTTGATCGCCTGCTGAAGAAATCCGCCCTGCTTGATGCCGCCGCGGCTGACAGCGAAACCCCGGGCAGTGATCAGCAGGCTATTCCGCCGTCCGCCGTTACAGCGGTGACGGTGATTGATGCTGAGCCAGCTCAGCCAGCTGAACCATCTGAAGCCGCTGGCCTCCAGGTCGCATCAACGGATGGCGAACAGGTGGCCGCTGCGGCACCGCCCGCGCAACCGGCGGTAAAACGTGGTCGCCCGGCTGGGGTTAAAAAGCCAGCTGGGGCTAAGGCTAAGAAGGTAGTAGCGAAGAAGAAGCCCGCTGCTGCTGAGTAAAGAATGTGCCCCCGCGCACCAGGCGACACGGCGGAAGTTATCAGCGTGGCTGTTTCACTTCCTGCCGTCCACCGCCTGACCTTTTGAGAGTAAGAGCATGAGTCTGGTAGCCAGCAAAGAGATAAACCCCGTTGAGGGGGAAGCAACGGATATCAACGACGGCGGGGCCAGCGTAACCAGCGGGACTTTCTGGCCTGAAATCCGCCTGTCGGATGTGCGCCGCGATATGCGTCTGAATGGGCTGGTTACCACTGACCGGCTGAAGCATGCGGCCACTGAGTCGGTGCTGAATGTAAACCGGCAGCTTGCTGAGTGGCGTGTCGGTCAGCAGGCGGAGGGCTATCAGTCGCTTGAGGCTGTGCCGTCTGAAGAAATTAACGACACGACCGAATACGTTTTCCTGTACCAGCGTGCCGTGTATTGCGCAGCGAAAGCGCTGCTGACTGAGGGCTATCGCGATGTGGACACCACCGGGCAGGGGGAGAAACACGCGGCGGCACTGACGTCGCAAATTGACACGCTGTGGCGCGATTCCAACTTTGCGATTCGGGACATTATCGGAATCAGCCGCGGGCTGGCGGAGCTGGTCTGATGATCGTCAAAGCACTACAGGGCGACACGCTGGATCAGCTCTGCCAGCGCCATTACGGTAGCACGCGCGGTATCACCGAAACGGTACTGAAAGCTAACCCCGGATTGTGTGAAAGCAGCCCGTTTATGGCCGCAGGGCAGGAAGTCACATTGCCGGACATTGCACCGGCAGCACAGGCGGAGATGGTGCAGCTATGGGACTGAATTTTGACAGGGTGGTTTCGTTTCTCTCGTACCTGCCTTCAGCTTTCCTGACCACGCTGGGGCTGTTCTCCCTGACGCAGTGGGCGACGCTGATCGGCATCGTGCTGGGGATCCTGACCTATCGGCTCAACAAACGGCATAAGCGTCGGGTTGAACTGGAGGAGGAGAAGCGCACCGCGATTATGTTCAGCCTGGCTGAGAAAGCGGGCAGCCATAACCTGAATGAAGTCGTTGGCGCGTTTCAGGAGATGGCCCGGACGGAGAAAAGAGGCCGTGCGCTATGAGTATTCGAAAAAAGGCGGTGGTGTGTTTCGTTACGGTGATTATCGGCATTGTCGGGGTTGAGTATTCCGGGCAGGTAAGAACCAGCCCGCAGGGGCTGGAGTTGATTGGTGATGCTGAGGGATGCCGTCGTGATCCTTACATCTGCCCCGCTGACAAACTCACGGCGGGGATTGGTTCAACCACGGATATCCGGGCGGGCCACCTCTACACCGATGAAGAGATTACCGCGATGTGGGTTGAGGATATTCGCCGGGCTGAGCGTTGCATTGACCGCAATTTTAACGGCAGCCTGCTCAATCAGGGCCAGTTTGATGCGATGACCTCAGCCGCGTTCAATATGGGTTGCCTCAATCTGATGTGGTTCACCGACCGTCAGGGCGTTAAGCAGCGCACCACTATCTGGCGTCACGCGCAGGCCAGGCGCTGGGCGGATATGTGCAACAGGCTGCCGGACTTTGTGAACGCCGCAGGCCGCAAGCTACCAGGACTGGTTAAACGCCGTGAAGCTGAGCGGCTGATCTGCCTGGCACCGGAGGAGTGATGAACGTTTCCCGGCTGTTTTATGCGGTGGCGTCAGTTCTGACCGTGCTGGCAATTCTCAGCGGTACGTACTTTAAGCGGGCGGCCTCAGTAGCAAGGGATGACCTTGAACGGGTGACCGGCCAGCTCAACGGCGCCAATACGGTGATCGGTAACGTTCAGCTCACCATGAAAATATTCAGTGTGATAACGGCGGAAAGGGCCTATGAAAAAGAGCGAGACAGGCAGGCAGGAGAAAAGCGCCGTGCAGCACTCCGCGCTGATCTGCAAGGCGATCGCTGTGCCTTTGAGCCTGTGCCTTCTGCTGCTGAACGCCGGTTGCTCAACCGTGCGGCCAGTATACGTCCCGGCGCAGTGCCTGCGGATGCCGCCGGAGCTGCTCCAGCCAACGCCAGTGCCTTACCCACACCTCAGCGGTAAGCGCATGCTGTACGGCGAGGCGCTGGAGTGGACCGATTTACTGATTGATGCGCTGGACAGCGCCAACAAAGACAAAGCTGCATTGCTGAAGATTGAGCAGCAGCGCGAGGAGGCCGGTGATGTTGAAAAGTGAACTGATGCGGGCGGCTATCGTGGCGCATAACCCGTTTTTTACGCGGGAGCCAGATCGCCTGGAAGTGTACGTGACAAAAGGCAACATCGTTGCGTCCGGCACCCCGTCACCGTCTTTTGCCTATAAGTACGAGCTGAACGTCCTCGCGATGGATTACCCAGGCGAACTGGATGACCTGGCGATTCCGATCCTCGCATGGGCTGCTGAAAACCAGGCTGAGCTGCTTTTTAACCCGGCTCGTCGGGAAAGCGGGATCGGCTTCGATGCGCAGATTCTTAACGATGGCACGGCGGATATTCTCTTCGTGATCAACGCCACTGAAAACGTCGTTATCACGACTGGCCCGGACGGGCGACCGGTTGTCACGCACCGTATCGAACCTAAGATGCAGGATGATGTGATCGGTAAGTGGCTGACCCTGCTGGCCGTCAATGACAACACCGGCGCATCGCAGACGCTGCGGGGCGGTGAGTGATGGCGGAGAATCTTCTTTTTCACCAGCTGGATGCCATTCTCGCGGATGTGCTGGGCGTCACTAAGCCCACGACCCGCCGCAGTATGGCCCGACGTGTGGCAGCGGACTTGTGCCGCAGCCAGCAGAAGCGCATCGGCCAGCAGAAAAACCCCGATGGCAGCGCATACCCGGCACGCAAGCAGAAGAAGCTGCGCACTCAGGGCGGTGTGAGCTTCTTGCATGGCGGCCAGGTGCGCCGGTTGCGTAACTGGCGCAACAGCAAGGGACGTTACGGCGACCGCATGATCACCGGGTTTGATGAAGACAAGGGCGGCATTCGCTCGTTCATCCGTGCCGATATTGAGCGCTATCTGAGTATTGACCTGTCCCGCAAATCCGAAACGAAAGCGGCTAAAAACCCGATGTTCCGGCGGCTGCGTGCCGCCCGCTTCCTGAAGGCGACGGCGTACCCGGACGCGGCGGTTGTTGGTTTCCAGGGCAACGCCGCGAGGATAGCGCGGGTTCACCAGTACGGCCTTACCGATAAGGTCGCCCACCGTGCCAGTGCGAAGTATCCGGCGCGCCAGCTGCTTGGGCTGACACCGACAGAAATCGACGGCATCGCCGATGCGATCATCGGCGCAATGGAAGGAGCAGGGCAATGAGAGAAGCGGAAGCGGCACGCCTGCTGCAAAACCTGATCCGCGTTGGCACCGTGCAGCAGGTGGATTATGTGGAGTACGTCGCCAGGGTAAAAACGGGCGGTAACACCACCGACTGGGTGCGCTGGGGTGCGCAGCGTGCCGGGGATGCACAAACGTGGTGGGCGCCATCGGTAGGGGAGCAGGTTGTGATCCTTTCTCCAGGCGGCGATCTGGAAAATGCCTTCATCGCCTTCAGCCTGTACGGCAGTGATGCGCTGCCGCCGGATACCAGTCAGGCCTCAAATATCACGCGCTACCCGGACGGGGCAAAGGAAGGCTATGACCCTGCCAGCGGCCAGAAGCGCCTGACCGGGATTAAAAACTCGCTGGTTGATGCCAGCGGCACAATGACGCTGAATCTGGCCCGGCTGGTGATTAATGCCCCCGAGGTGGTGATTAACGGTGAGGTGACGCAGGGCGGCGGCAGTATGTCTTCTAACGGTGTGGTGGTACATGCCCACGTACACGGCGGCGTGCAGTCTGGCGGCAGCAAAACGGGAGGCCCGCAGTGAGTAGCGAATGGAAAGGTATGAGCAGCGCCAGCGGCGCAGCGGTGGAAGGTGAGTCGCATCTGAAACAGTCGATAGAAGATATTCTTCTTACGCCGGTCGGCAGCCGACTGATGCGCCGGGAATACGGTTCCGCGCTCTTTTCACTGCTGGACCAGCCGGATAACGAAGTAACGCGGTTGCGTCTTATCTCTGCTGCGGTTATCGCGCTGTGGAAGTGGGAGCCGCGTATCACCCCGACGCAGATCACCTTTGAGAGCGTGGCGCAGGGTGCCAGGACAATGACAATCAGCGCACAGCGCAGCGATTCGCTGAGCGCTATCACAACGGATATCACGATATGAGTGGCGTAATTGACCTGTCACAGCTGCCCGCGCCGGAGATCGTTGAGTCGCTGGATTATGAAGTGATTCTGGCCGCCCGCAAGGCGGCGCTGATTGCGCTGTACCCGGCTGATGAACAGGCAGCTATTGCACAAACGCTTGAGCTGGAATCTGAGCCAATGGTTAAGCACCTTCAGGAAAGCGCTTACCGCGAAATGCTGTTGCGTCAGCGCATCAATGAGGCGGGGCTGGCGGTGATGGTTGCTTACTCGGGCGGCGCTGACCTTGACCAGCTGGCAGTTAATAACGGCGTGACGCGCCTGACGGTGACCGCGGCGGATGCCGCTGCTATCCCGCCGGTTGCCGCCGTGATGGAGAGCGATGAGGATTTGCGCAGCCGCATCCCGGCTGCCTTCGAAGGGTTATCCGTGGCCGGACCGACGGCGGCCTATGAGTATCACGCCAAAAGCGCCGACGGTCGCGTTGCCGATGCCCGCGCTATCAGTCCGTCACCGGCGGAAGTGGTGGTCACCGTGCTGAGCCGGGAAGGTAACGGCACCGCCGCCGCTGACCTGATCGCCGTTGTGGCTACCGCGCTCAATGATGAAAGCGTGCGGCCAGTGGCGGACCGCGTGACCGTCAGCCCTGCCGAGATCGTTAATTATGCGATAGAGGCAAAAATCTACCTACTGCCAGGCCCGGAAGCTGAGCCGGTACTGGCCGCCGCCAGCGCAAATCTCACCGCTTATGCGCAGCGACAGTCCCGAATCGGGCGCGATATCAACCTGTCAGCGATTTATGCGGCGCTACACGTTGAGGGCGTACAGCGCGTTGAGCTGATAACGCCGGTCGCGAACGTGGTGCTGGATAATACGCAGGCGGCTTACTGCACGGACGCAGTGGTAACTATTGGGGGAACGGATGAATAGCCTGCTGCCGCCGTCAGCCTCAGACCTTGAGCGCCGCCTGGCCGCCGCCTGTAGCGATATGGCGAATCTTAGCGTGCCGCTGCGGGATCTGCTTAACCCTGACGTCTGCCCCGTGCGCCTGCTGCCGTATCTGGCATGGGCCTGGTCGGTTGACCGTTGGGATGAAGGCTGGACGGAGAGCGTAAAGCGCAAGGTGGTGAAAGACGCGTTTTATATCCATCAGCATAAGGGGACGACCACGGCTATCCGCCGGGTGGTGGAGCCTTTCGGCTTCCTGCTGCGCATCTCAGAGTGGTGGAAAAACGGCGACGCGCCCGGCACGTTTCGCCTGGATATTGGCGTGCAGGATCAGGGCATCAGTGAGGAAACCTATCAGGAGCTTGAGCGGCTTATCAGCGATGCAAAGCCCGTCAGCCGCCATCTGATCGGTATGTCGATTAATTTGCAGTCCAGCGGCAGCCTGCCGGTTGCGGCGGCCTGTTATTCCGGGGACGAACTAACGGTTTACCCCTACACAGCAGAAATAATTTCCGTCAGCGGTCTGGGAATTACCGGGGGCGCGGTACATTTAATAGACAGCATGAGAGTGAGCGCATGAGCACAAAATACTATGCAATTTTAACCAATCTTGGCGCGGCGAAGCTTGCTAACGCTGCTGCGCTGGGTACTAAAATCCAGATAACTCAGATGGCAGTTGGAGACGGCAACGGCGTACTACCTTCACCAAATGCTGCTCAAACGGCGCTCATTGCTGAGAAACGTCGGGCTTCGTTGAATGCTCTGAGCATTGATGAAAACAACTCCAGTCAGATAATCGCGGAGCAGATTATCCCCGAGACTGAAGGTGGATTTTGGATCCGAGAGATCGGCCTTTTTGATGCTGATAATATTCTGATTGCAGTGGCGAACTGTCCTGAAACCTATAAGCCACAATTACAAGAAGGCAGTGGAAGAACCCAGACGGTGCGTATGATCCTTATCGTAAATAGCACAGACGCGGTGACCGTGAAAATCGACCCATCTGTTGTGCTTGCGACCCGTAAATATGTGGATGAAGCAACCCTGACGGTCAGTCAGCACGCTGAAAAGCTGATGACCGATCATGCCGTAGCCGCCAATCCGCATAAACAATATCTTCAGATGGCGAATGCGCTGAGTGAGATTAAGGACGCCGGTAAAATTGCTGACGTTCTGACAAATCTTGGTCTGGGTGCTGGCTCTGCGCTGCCCGTAGGCGTGCCATTGCCCTGGTCGCTTGCTGCTGCCCCTGAAGGATGGCTGAAATGTAATGGCGCCTCGTTCAGCGCCACAACGTATCCGGTGCTGGCAAAAGCGTACCCCTCACTGAAATTGCCTGATTTGAGAGGTGAGTTTATTCGTGGATGGGATGACGGGCGGGGTGCAGACAATGCCCGTGCCCTGCTTTCGGCGCAGGCGGCCACATCAATCAGAACGGCAGCGCTGGATTATTTTGGCGCTGATGCAACAACGGCCAACGGCACCATTGGTACCTCTTTCAGTCAGGCAGACAGCGTAACAAGTTCACAGCCTGGCGATGCTAAGTCTCCGGCAAACGGCGCGCTTGGCGCAATTCTTAACGACAACAGTATGGTTGCCGAGCAAAAGCAGGGTGGGATTATCTCCAGCAGTCAGTGGATTTCTGTGCGTCCACGTAACGTGGCATTTAACTACATTGTGAGGGCTGCATAATGGCTAAGGTGACATTAGATAATGACGGGCTGGCAAAGTCTGCAGGCACGCTGAAGGTCTATAACTTCGACGCCGTCAGCGGGGAATATACCGGAACTACGGATGAATATCTGTTGCCCGGCGTGGGCATCCCGGCCAATGCCTGCACGTCAGTGCCGCCATCAGTGGCCACCGGTCAGGTGGTGATTTTCCGTAATGGTAGCTGGGTAACTGAACCGGATCACCGTGGCGAAAGGGTTTATTCAGTGGCTGATGGCTCTGAAGTCATGGTTACCGAAACGGGGGACTATCCGTCCGGCACCACAACACTTAAGCCGTCATCGGGCTTTGATGCATGGGACGGCAAAAAGTGGGTGACTGATACGGACGCCAAGCAGGCTGCAAATGTTTCTGAGGCCGAACGTCATAAGGCTGAATTGGTCAGCCAAGCGAATAGCTTTACTCAGTCCTGGCAAACCCAGCTGATGTTGGGGATTATTTCAGACAAAGATAAATCATCTCTTACTGAATGGATGCGATATATCCAGGCTGTTCAGGAAATTGAGACTTCACTCGCTCCCAATATTCCATGGCCCGTTAAACCACAATGATATTGAAAAAAAGGGGGGTAACCCCCTTAAGTTTTATATTAAAGAGAGAATGTCATCTGCCGTTATTCCTGCGAGTTTTTCCCTGATATCCTCACTGACCTTTTTCAGCGTGAGGGTAAATTCAATTTTCTGCGCCTTGCCATCCTTCATAAATTCCGTGCGGTTCTCCGTGATCCCTGCAATGACAAACATCCCGTAAATTGAGCCGGTGCCTTCAACCAGCGGCCACGGTCGGCCACCATAGGCAATTGTGCGCAGTGTCGCCAGCGACACATCGCCGCCGGTAACTTCGGGGTAGAGGGTGCCGGTCAGAATAATGTTATCCTCACCGGTACCGATGTATTGCCACGTTGCCGATTTTCCGATCCTGTCGTTCTTAACGTGCCGCCAGGAGGTTTCCTGCTGGAGCGCCTGATAGGCGGCGGTATCGAGCATAAAAACAAACATGCCGTAAGCCATCATCATCGTGTGTTACTCCCTGTCTCTGAGTTGTGAACGTCGGCGGGCTTCAGCTTCGCGCATCAAGCTTTTCACTTCGTCCCGCACCATCCGCGCTATCTCTTTGGCGTCGTGTCTTTCCGCGCCGTTAAAATTAATGGTCAGGTTGATATCGCCGATGCCTGCATCGAGCAAGGTCGGCTTTGACCGTCCTGCAG carries:
- a CDS encoding phage major capsid protein, P2 family; translated protein: MKHETRLLWDAYNLRQAQLNGAKPEHVANSKHFSITPSVAQKLEDKIQDSSELLKKINVVPVSEQEGEKLGLGISGPIASSNTSSTERRTPRSVHTLDDDKYRCEQTNYDTFISYPQLDMWAKFPDFQQRITNQIIKRRALDRIMIGFNGTSRAGKSDLAANPLLQDVNIGWMQKYRANAPQRVMTGAKLTSRDDSNKVIAKGDYGSLDSLVFDATSSLLDEWFKSSDELVVLCGRNIVTAREFPLINGISESNPNSEALAGQLIASRKTIGNIPSLIAPSFPDGTLFITSLSNLSIYWMEEKQRRLLKDEPEYNRVATYESSNDAYVIEDYGFGCLIEGITFAEAAGE
- the gpM gene encoding phage terminase small subunit encodes the protein MLTPARRHFENIMAQNRGNGVATFADMTAYEQILHRLRIDMNRLKGIQSNKTKAEEKQKLLPDYQGWIDGTLAADSGQADEVLTRVMLWHIDAGNIAEALRIGEYVIRHQLSMPDRFSRTAAVTLIDEICDPVLAAFKASPNVAPLGADLLKALDGLTTGQDVPEAVRAKLWKAIGYTLRTVQETQPEALEYLQKAITEFSEIGVKREIEQLDRLLKKSALLDAAAADSETPGSDQQAIPPSAVTAVTVIDAEPAQPAEPSEAAGLQVASTDGEQVAAAAPPAQPAVKRGRPAGVKKPAGAKAKKVVAKKKPAAAE
- a CDS encoding head completion/stabilization protein; this translates as MSLVASKEINPVEGEATDINDGGASVTSGTFWPEIRLSDVRRDMRLNGLVTTDRLKHAATESVLNVNRQLAEWRVGQQAEGYQSLEAVPSEEINDTTEYVFLYQRAVYCAAKALLTEGYRDVDTTGQGEKHAAALTSQIDTLWRDSNFAIRDIIGISRGLAELV
- a CDS encoding tail protein X, with protein sequence MIVKALQGDTLDQLCQRHYGSTRGITETVLKANPGLCESSPFMAAGQEVTLPDIAPAAQAEMVQLWD
- a CDS encoding HP1 family phage holin, producing MGLNFDRVVSFLSYLPSAFLTTLGLFSLTQWATLIGIVLGILTYRLNKRHKRRVELEEEKRTAIMFSLAEKAGSHNLNEVVGAFQEMARTEKRGRAL
- a CDS encoding lysozyme, with protein sequence MSIRKKAVVCFVTVIIGIVGVEYSGQVRTSPQGLELIGDAEGCRRDPYICPADKLTAGIGSTTDIRAGHLYTDEEITAMWVEDIRRAERCIDRNFNGSLLNQGQFDAMTSAAFNMGCLNLMWFTDRQGVKQRTTIWRHAQARRWADMCNRLPDFVNAAGRKLPGLVKRREAERLICLAPEE
- a CDS encoding phage tail protein — translated: MLKSELMRAAIVAHNPFFTREPDRLEVYVTKGNIVASGTPSPSFAYKYELNVLAMDYPGELDDLAIPILAWAAENQAELLFNPARRESGIGFDAQILNDGTADILFVINATENVVITTGPDGRPVVTHRIEPKMQDDVIGKWLTLLAVNDNTGASQTLRGGE
- a CDS encoding phage virion morphogenesis protein — encoded protein: MAENLLFHQLDAILADVLGVTKPTTRRSMARRVAADLCRSQQKRIGQQKNPDGSAYPARKQKKLRTQGGVSFLHGGQVRRLRNWRNSKGRYGDRMITGFDEDKGGIRSFIRADIERYLSIDLSRKSETKAAKNPMFRRLRAARFLKATAYPDAAVVGFQGNAARIARVHQYGLTDKVAHRASAKYPARQLLGLTPTEIDGIADAIIGAMEGAGQ
- a CDS encoding phage baseplate assembly protein V, translating into MREAEAARLLQNLIRVGTVQQVDYVEYVARVKTGGNTTDWVRWGAQRAGDAQTWWAPSVGEQVVILSPGGDLENAFIAFSLYGSDALPPDTSQASNITRYPDGAKEGYDPASGQKRLTGIKNSLVDASGTMTLNLARLVINAPEVVINGEVTQGGGSMSSNGVVVHAHVHGGVQSGGSKTGGPQ
- a CDS encoding GPW/gp25 family protein, whose translation is MSSEWKGMSSASGAAVEGESHLKQSIEDILLTPVGSRLMRREYGSALFSLLDQPDNEVTRLRLISAAVIALWKWEPRITPTQITFESVAQGARTMTISAQRSDSLSAITTDITI
- a CDS encoding baseplate assembly protein — protein: MSGVIDLSQLPAPEIVESLDYEVILAARKAALIALYPADEQAAIAQTLELESEPMVKHLQESAYREMLLRQRINEAGLAVMVAYSGGADLDQLAVNNGVTRLTVTAADAAAIPPVAAVMESDEDLRSRIPAAFEGLSVAGPTAAYEYHAKSADGRVADARAISPSPAEVVVTVLSREGNGTAAADLIAVVATALNDESVRPVADRVTVSPAEIVNYAIEAKIYLLPGPEAEPVLAAASANLTAYAQRQSRIGRDINLSAIYAALHVEGVQRVELITPVANVVLDNTQAAYCTDAVVTIGGTDE
- a CDS encoding phage tail protein I, whose protein sequence is MNSLLPPSASDLERRLAAACSDMANLSVPLRDLLNPDVCPVRLLPYLAWAWSVDRWDEGWTESVKRKVVKDAFYIHQHKGTTTAIRRVVEPFGFLLRISEWWKNGDAPGTFRLDIGVQDQGISEETYQELERLISDAKPVSRHLIGMSINLQSSGSLPVAAACYSGDELTVYPYTAEIISVSGLGITGGAVHLIDSMRVSA
- a CDS encoding phage tail protein, giving the protein MSTKYYAILTNLGAAKLANAAALGTKIQITQMAVGDGNGVLPSPNAAQTALIAEKRRASLNALSIDENNSSQIIAEQIIPETEGGFWIREIGLFDADNILIAVANCPETYKPQLQEGSGRTQTVRMILIVNSTDAVTVKIDPSVVLATRKYVDEATLTVSQHAEKLMTDHAVAANPHKQYLQMANALSEIKDAGKIADVLTNLGLGAGSALPVGVPLPWSLAAAPEGWLKCNGASFSATTYPVLAKAYPSLKLPDLRGEFIRGWDDGRGADNARALLSAQAATSIRTAALDYFGADATTANGTIGTSFSQADSVTSSQPGDAKSPANGALGAILNDNSMVAEQKQGGIISSSQWISVRPRNVAFNYIVRAA
- a CDS encoding tail fiber assembly protein; the encoded protein is MAKVTLDNDGLAKSAGTLKVYNFDAVSGEYTGTTDEYLLPGVGIPANACTSVPPSVATGQVVIFRNGSWVTEPDHRGERVYSVADGSEVMVTETGDYPSGTTTLKPSSGFDAWDGKKWVTDTDAKQAANVSEAERHKAELVSQANSFTQSWQTQLMLGIISDKDKSSLTEWMRYIQAVQEIETSLAPNIPWPVKPQ
- a CDS encoding phage tail protein, producing MMMAYGMFVFMLDTAAYQALQQETSWRHVKNDRIGKSATWQYIGTGEDNIILTGTLYPEVTGGDVSLATLRTIAYGGRPWPLVEGTGSIYGMFVIAGITENRTEFMKDGKAQKIEFTLTLKKVSEDIREKLAGITADDILSLI